In one window of Streptomyces griseus subsp. griseus DNA:
- a CDS encoding DUF4365 domain-containing protein, whose product MTVIPSGRRMEQAAVNALRTLLQSQDHVVEEISGQNDYGEDLYVTFADAGRVTNDVIKVQVKGGVSWRRSYGYAVPVRQHSETWANGNVPVFCAVFDPDTEQLYWANATKQLRVGGQKGRRPRTIRLPGTSVLNANTLADFVSEARAYVGGYRGRNAVLRHLGEMAGVAFDRSDHVLHWVNEFDEQLIFWQRPGEFYATLLHSDLDWDPIPIVPSGLLLPGAWAQGLDFGEDFPEEMRRSSPVPVISGVILNMPEALWLASCFSTTERFRRGAEVSR is encoded by the coding sequence ATGACGGTGATTCCGAGTGGGCGGCGGATGGAGCAGGCAGCGGTGAACGCTCTGCGCACCCTCTTGCAGAGCCAAGATCACGTCGTAGAGGAGATCTCCGGGCAGAACGACTACGGCGAGGACCTCTATGTCACCTTCGCTGACGCCGGGCGGGTGACTAACGACGTCATCAAGGTTCAGGTGAAGGGCGGCGTCTCATGGAGACGGTCATACGGCTACGCAGTACCAGTGCGTCAGCACTCCGAGACTTGGGCAAACGGCAACGTGCCCGTGTTCTGTGCCGTCTTTGACCCGGACACAGAGCAGTTGTACTGGGCGAACGCTACGAAGCAACTCCGTGTTGGAGGGCAGAAGGGCCGCCGGCCGCGCACCATCAGGCTGCCTGGGACGTCGGTGCTGAACGCCAACACCTTGGCGGACTTCGTGAGTGAAGCGCGTGCGTACGTCGGCGGGTACCGGGGCCGGAACGCTGTCCTGAGGCATCTCGGAGAGATGGCAGGCGTTGCATTCGATCGCTCAGACCATGTCCTGCACTGGGTCAATGAGTTCGATGAGCAGTTGATCTTCTGGCAGCGCCCCGGGGAGTTTTACGCCACGCTTCTGCACAGTGACCTCGACTGGGATCCGATCCCGATCGTGCCAAGCGGGCTGCTCCTGCCCGGTGCATGGGCTCAGGGACTCGATTTCGGCGAGGACTTCCCCGAGGAGATGCGGCGGAGCTCGCCAGTCCCGGTCATCAGTGGCGTGATCTTGAACATGCCGGAGGCCTTGTGGCTCGCCTCCTGCTTCTCTACGACGGAACGCTTCCGGCGCGGTGCAGAGGTATCGAGATGA
- a CDS encoding DUF4231 domain-containing protein codes for MTLANDSYEWYKSRAIRTRRIFRTCETAVLVISSSIPLSVIFFSRNTTIPAVLGVAVVVLSGLRSIFHWQDNYLRFSAAREAVEAERRRYYTGAEPYSDPSTRDKALAAEVTRIEQGEMNSWMEVAGERPNPSSTPLP; via the coding sequence ATGACGCTGGCTAATGATTCATACGAGTGGTACAAAAGTCGCGCAATACGCACACGGCGCATTTTTAGGACTTGCGAGACGGCGGTCCTCGTGATCTCTTCTTCCATTCCCCTGTCGGTTATCTTCTTTTCCAGGAACACGACTATCCCCGCAGTTTTGGGTGTCGCGGTTGTAGTCCTTTCCGGGCTCCGCTCTATCTTCCATTGGCAAGACAATTACCTGAGATTTAGCGCTGCTCGTGAGGCCGTCGAAGCGGAACGTCGGCGTTACTACACTGGCGCTGAACCATATAGCGATCCGTCGACTCGAGATAAAGCACTCGCGGCAGAAGTGACGCGAATTGAACAGGGGGAAATGAATAGCTGGATGGAAGTTGCTGGAGAGAGGCCGAACCCCAGTTCCACCCCTCTCCCTTAG